The following nucleotide sequence is from Stigmatopora nigra isolate UIUO_SnigA chromosome 8, RoL_Snig_1.1, whole genome shotgun sequence.
tttattcaaaatgtaaCTAGGCATTGAAGTTAAGTGACATATTGTGACTGAAGCAATTGTGTGTTTTCTGTTTTGAATTTTAACACTTTAGGTGGCCCATTATGTGTGGAATAAAAAGGATTTTGATGCTGTTGATCCAGGAACCACAGATTACCTAATGGGTGAGtagtatttatttgtgtgttttattttactgCCTTTCTGTTTTGCATAtgagaaaaataataacaacctAGTTGATAGTGTCCTGGACGGCACTACATCAAATATTGTTGATTTCTGTTTTACTTCTGAGTGACAATTTAGGGCTTTAGTTTCTTTATAAAACAAATAGTAAAGGGGTATTTGCTACAGgaaactaaaagaaaatgaaaaattatggcATTTTATTTagtaaacaccaaaaaataaaataaaataaaaaaaatgccagatcCTGATATGCATTTGAAGTATATTGACTACAACTTTTAATGTaatctattattttttaattatgtctTCAGTTTCAAAAGCAGTTTCCCCTCATAACTACTATTAATACTGTATAATAACTGCCGCTAGAGGCAAAGTACAATTACCTTCCCTGCAAGGCTAATTTGCATAAGGAACATTACTTATTTATAGGAAGTATTAAGAATTGGGGTACAAAGTCTAAGAATAATGATTAAGGACTTCTAATTTCTATAATAAAATTAGAGTGCATAAGTGTACATTTTTTCTTACAATAATAAAGTTGTGTTTTGGCACAACAAGAACAGtcgtatatataaaaaaaaactttttgaaacAGTGCATGTAATCCAAAATACCCCCATTTAGACTTGGGATAATCATTCTAAAACTTTATGGTGAAATCTATGGACTGGACAGTGTAAAGAAGGTACATTGAACCATTGTGCTGATCTGTAATTTGTTTTCCTGCTGTGTGTGAGAGAAGGAAATGATTTTTCACTACACTGTACCGTGTCTTATTTATTGGTCTACTTCTCTTCTACTGCAGCTTTGTTTGAACCAGGTGATCTGCGATACGAAGCTGAGCGGGACCCCAACATGGACCCATCCATCATCAAGACCACAGAAAAAGCCATCCGCATTCTCAGGAAAAACCCTAGAGGCTTTTTCCTTTTAGTGGAAGGTGTAGTCATCACCCTCTGATTCATTGCGCCACTTAATCAAGCAGGCAAAGTTTGACTAATATCGTCCTTAAGGAAATGTTTtctaaaaatagaagaaaaaaagtgttttttcctGTTGGATCAATTGAGCAATTGATCTTTTAATACCGACAAAGGGCTTTTTGTTTTCTCTAAAACATCAATATGTCTTTATTGAGCAATATATCACTTATTTAAGAATTGAAGGTGGCCTTTGGTGTGCACAACCCCATGATAAACTGACAATTCGGACAAAACAGGTTTGCATTCAGCGCCAACAATTTGTTGTAAAATATGGCGGTGTGTATGTGTTGCATATGCACTGATTAACTATGTGCTCTCCAAGGAAGTCTCATCCAGCCTCCTTAATCCATCTCTCCCTTAATCTGACATGAGAGCCGGGGGACGTTATAGTGCTACACTGTCTTtccaatttctttaaaataacgAGCTTATGTATAAATAGAAGCAAACGTATAGTGTAGACTTTTCTTTAATCCTCATTCCAATAAGAAGTGGAGATGGGATGGAAAattatgatcattttttaaaaatgtacattctAAAAAGAGTTATATTATAGAAatctctaaaataaatattaatattatgtgACCTGGGTGGCCAGTGAATGAGTTAGGCTAATAGTATTGTTTGAATAGATGTTCACCAATGTCCCCTGAAAGTGTCAATTGGACTTTTTGTGTCCTCAGGTGGTCGCATTGACCAGGCTCATCACGATGGTCGAGCATACATGGCGCTTCACGAAGCGGTTGCGTTGGACTCCGCCATTGCCAAGGGCCTCAGCCTCACTAACGAGGAGGAAACACTCACTGTCGTGATGGCTGACCATTCTCACCCGCTTACCTTCAACGGGTACCCGTTTCGAGGGCAAAGCATTCTAGGTAAATATTAACAATTAAACAATATTAGCAAATTAATGCAATTGCTGCATTTAACCATTTAGAAAGCAAACAATTATTTGCATTTGATAAATTTCATGTCAATCAAAGTGTACCCAAAAACTGCATGTTATAGCATTTAAGGTTTGATGGGTGGCCTTCAATTTCAGAAATAACCCATTTACAACTAATGCCAGAGTGTGCCTTGGACATAGACTAGAATTAGTTTTAATTGTTTGGTAACAACAAAGTAATCAGCTTTACTCATAGTTGATAGTCCTCTAATTATCACAATTGTATAAAGTTGACATTATAATCCGCCTCTGACACTTACTATAttacttggtgtttttttatggtCTTTATATTCACTCTTTTCTCTTCTGTTCCTATTTCAACCGCCTCTTCCTCGCGTTCCTCCTAATCATACTACTCCTCCCAACTGGTGCAGCAGTGATTAATGTGCTTGCGAAACCCTGAGCTCTTCATCAACAAGGAGACTCGCCCAACTAATGGCTCATCTGGAGAAAAAGACTGTTTAACCCAGCATGCTTTTGACCTCCATTAGAGCACTGGGGAACAACAGAGTTTACCTGTCTCTGCttacatatgtgtgtatgtgaaacATGTGACCaagcaaaaataacaattaacaagattttttgtgtgcattttccAGGGAAATCTCCACTCTGGGCAAAAGATTTGCTGCCGTTCACAACACTGATGTATGGGAATGGACCTGGACACAAAATCACCAATGGGACACGCCCCGATATCCGCAACGTCAACACAAGTAAGATGCATTCGTTCCTTTCATTGTCTCGCTGTTGTATTCCTAATTTTCCACCATTGACTTTCTATACCATGAACTGCTTCATTTTATTTCCACAGAAGCCAAAGATTACATCCAGCTATCAGCAGTACCAACAGACTCAGCCACCCACAGCGGAGAGGATGTGGCTGTGTTGGCCCGTGGACCCATGGCTCACCTCTTCCATGGCGTCCAGGAGCAGAATTATATCGCCCACGCTATGGCCTATGCCGCTTGTGTGGGGACAGACCTGAGGCACTGCCGAGGGCCAACCACACCGGCTTTTGTTCACACCACCTTTAATAACAATTATAACCTTGCTGGGAGAGTGCAAATCTCAGTGGCATTGATAAGTGGACTCAGTGCAACACTGATGGCCCTTAATTTGCTGATATAAAAATGTTGTTGCCCCAAGCGATgcatttaaagaaatatatcGCGGAGGTCAATAGGTTAGGGAAATAGGGATCCCTTGGGTCCATGTCTCaaggggggaaaagtgtcataCTGATATATAATTGAAATCAAAggtagacaaaaaaatggtatgAAATCAAGATCAAAATATTGATGTGCTCATCTCTTCTTCTATGGTTTGCCAGATAAATGCCTAACAGTGGAGAATCACTTTTGCCATTTGTCCTATAACAGTTTAAAGGCCTAAAATGTCAACTTTAGATTTAATAATTGACTCTTAGTGTCAATTGACATACTATGTTTTGATAAAAGACTCCCAAAAAGAGATCAAAAATAGTATTTAGTCACCAAGTGGAGATGAATCCAAGAGGGTCATCCTCTAATGCGGAACTAATGAGGGTGCTGTGTGTTTGATGACATTACCACCGGCAGAACATTcataatgcaaaatattttaAGT
It contains:
- the alp3 gene encoding alkaline phosphatase, tissue-nonspecific isozyme, with amino-acid sequence MVPSKMSKTTVFLLLVFGITATKVDEENPDFWRSQAKKTLQTALNRNLNTNVAKNILFFLGDGMGITTYTAARILKGQLQNNTGEETVMTMDTFPHVALAKTYSVDFQIPDSAATATAYLCGVKTNLNTIGVSAAARNGICKSQKGNEVTSILKWAKDAGKSVGIVTTTRVQHATPATSYAHSASRKWYSDADMPASAKRDGCTDIALQLLNNIDIDVVIGGGRKYMTPRGTKDPEYPSDYSVRGKRQDKRNLISEWLKQKAGKVAHYVWNKKDFDAVDPGTTDYLMALFEPGDLRYEAERDPNMDPSIIKTTEKAIRILRKNPRGFFLLVEGGRIDQAHHDGRAYMALHEAVALDSAIAKGLSLTNEEETLTVVMADHSHPLTFNGYPFRGQSILGKSPLWAKDLLPFTTLMYGNGPGHKITNGTRPDIRNVNTKAKDYIQLSAVPTDSATHSGEDVAVLARGPMAHLFHGVQEQNYIAHAMAYAACVGTDLRHCRGPTTPAFVHTTFNNNYNLAGRVQISVALISGLSATLMALNLLI